One window of Candidatus Methylocalor cossyra genomic DNA carries:
- a CDS encoding SRPBCC family protein — MAKASTVIQKPVEEVFHFVGDEFFANYPRWSPEVVELHRLSEGPLQKGTTARQVRIDHGHRTETTFAVSEFQPHRRICFTGLSNAFFCSYEFERAGSPGAATRVAFTFELKELEPYMRPFEKLIRAAVQDGVERTVKNLKGLIEGSG; from the coding sequence GTGGCAAAAGCAAGTACGGTCATCCAGAAACCGGTGGAAGAGGTGTTTCACTTTGTTGGGGACGAATTTTTCGCCAATTATCCGCGTTGGTCGCCCGAGGTGGTCGAGCTGCACCGCCTGTCGGAGGGCCCCCTGCAGAAGGGGACCACGGCGCGGCAAGTGCGCATCGATCACGGCCATCGCACCGAAACCACCTTCGCGGTGAGCGAGTTTCAACCGCACCGGCGGATCTGCTTCACCGGCCTATCCAATGCCTTTTTCTGTTCCTACGAATTCGAGCGGGCTGGCAGTCCCGGCGCCGCCACCCGGGTGGCCTTTACCTTCGAACTCAAGGAGCTGGAGCCTTACATGCGGCCGTTCGAGAAATTGATCCGAGCCGCCGTGCAGGATGGGGTCGAGCGCACGGTGAAGAATTTGAAAGGCTTGATCGAGGGGAGCGGGTAA
- a CDS encoding type II toxin-antitoxin system RatA family toxin, which translates to MTNICTSVCVNYTPLEMYNLVNDVQAYPNYLPLCTAVTLHARSPTHLRATITLAKGKLKLSFTTDNAMEEGRSIDMRLVEGPFKHFHGSWRFDPTPGGGCETTFRLDFEFANGLLGLAFGGFFKDLTESLVDAFCNEAVKKYGQRPQPRGR; encoded by the coding sequence ATGACCAATATCTGTACCAGCGTGTGCGTGAATTACACTCCCTTGGAGATGTACAACCTCGTCAACGACGTGCAGGCCTATCCCAACTACCTTCCGCTGTGTACCGCCGTCACGTTGCACGCGCGCAGCCCCACCCATCTCAGGGCCACCATCACCCTGGCCAAGGGCAAGCTCAAGCTGTCTTTCACCACCGACAATGCCATGGAGGAGGGGCGCAGCATCGACATGCGCCTGGTCGAGGGACCGTTCAAGCACTTTCATGGCTCCTGGCGCTTCGATCCGACCCCGGGTGGCGGCTGCGAAACCACCTTCCGGCTCGACTTTGAGTTTGCCAACGGCCTGCTCGGCCTGGCCTTCGGCGGTTTTTTCAAGGATCTCACCGAGTCCCTGGTGGACGCCTTTTGCAACGAGGCCGTCAAGAAATACGGACAGCGGCCGCAGCCGCGAGGCCGATAG
- a CDS encoding antibiotic biosynthesis monooxygenase family protein, which produces MFIAMNRFRIAPGKEHEFIEVWRKRQSYLAGVPGFREFHLLRGPTNDDHTLFASHSVWDSRAAFEAWTRSEAFRQAHAQAGGSKGLYLGPPQLETFEAVA; this is translated from the coding sequence ATGTTCATCGCCATGAATCGCTTCCGCATCGCCCCCGGCAAGGAGCACGAGTTCATCGAGGTATGGCGTAAGCGGCAGAGCTATTTGGCGGGGGTCCCGGGATTTCGGGAATTCCATCTGCTGCGGGGACCGACGAACGACGACCATACCCTGTTCGCTTCCCATTCGGTGTGGGATTCCCGCGCCGCTTTCGAAGCCTGGACGCGCTCGGAAGCCTTCCGCCAGGCCCATGCCCAGGCCGGCGGCAGCAAGGGGCTTTACCTCGGCCCGCCGCAGTTGGAGACCTTCGAAGCGGTGGCCTGA
- a CDS encoding PQQ-dependent sugar dehydrogenase yields the protein MDVHACCLLEKLALAALASWPAAVPAEVVDVLVQDNAFQPATVNIKVGDSVRWTWLGQPHSSTSGTGCRPDGRWDSGLQNLGFTLTLAFPKAGTFSYFCSAHCTSGMTGTVVVATPPPPTTPPTAPPPAPESCSETNPINADPVPTAIARDPAPLAALKVLVGAGQGLVAPNFGTAAPGDKQHLFVADAIGKLWAIKLDDGSKHLVLDVSSLLVPDLGLAVTGAPGYDERGLLGVAFHPKYRHNGLFYTFTSEPVDPEVQADFPLRHLQVGHSPDHRDVVSEWRIADPRADQPTVTGARRVLMRVDHPELNHNGGALQFGPDGFLYIALGDGGQANDQDAIGGHAPAIGNGQDRATVLGKILRIDPRATGQRQYRIPRSNPFAGGGRRGGDAGCADGTCDELWAYGFRNPFRFSFDPATGRLWVGDVGQNKIEEVDWVRKGGNYGWRYKEGRFFFLPNGSDGSGVGFVSDRNCLGVPTQGLLDPVAEYDHDEGTAIVGGFVYRGKTIPALRAHYVFGDFTGKPGSAAPGGRLFHLDTRKLRAGRTGPLAITELHLAGEGPGMAVFGFARDAAGELYVLGNTSGVPAPRDSQGRYLDTGAIKKLVPLPKAAAAPRVR from the coding sequence ATGGACGTGCATGCCTGTTGTTTACTGGAAAAGCTCGCCCTCGCCGCGCTAGCTTCCTGGCCCGCCGCAGTCCCCGCGGAGGTGGTGGACGTCCTGGTGCAGGACAATGCCTTTCAGCCGGCTACGGTCAACATCAAAGTCGGTGACTCGGTGCGCTGGACCTGGCTCGGCCAGCCCCACAGCAGCACCTCCGGAACCGGGTGCAGGCCCGACGGGCGCTGGGATTCCGGGCTCCAGAACCTGGGTTTTACCCTGACCCTGGCCTTTCCCAAGGCGGGCACGTTTTCGTACTTCTGTTCCGCCCATTGTACCTCCGGCATGACCGGCACCGTGGTGGTGGCGACCCCTCCCCCGCCGACCACGCCTCCGACCGCCCCGCCGCCCGCTCCCGAGAGCTGTTCGGAGACCAATCCGATCAATGCCGATCCCGTTCCGACTGCCATCGCCCGGGATCCCGCCCCCCTTGCCGCCCTCAAGGTCCTGGTCGGGGCCGGGCAGGGGCTGGTGGCGCCCAACTTCGGGACGGCGGCCCCCGGCGATAAACAGCATCTGTTCGTCGCCGACGCCATAGGGAAGCTCTGGGCGATCAAGCTGGACGACGGTTCAAAGCATCTGGTACTGGACGTTTCTAGCCTGCTGGTGCCGGATCTCGGTTTGGCGGTGACCGGTGCGCCCGGCTATGACGAACGCGGGCTGCTCGGCGTGGCCTTTCATCCCAAGTACCGGCACAACGGATTGTTCTACACCTTCACCTCGGAGCCGGTGGATCCCGAGGTGCAGGCCGATTTCCCGCTCCGCCACCTGCAGGTGGGGCACTCGCCCGATCACCGCGACGTGGTGTCCGAATGGCGGATCGCCGATCCCCGCGCCGACCAGCCCACAGTGACCGGCGCGCGGCGGGTGCTGATGCGGGTCGACCATCCCGAGCTGAACCACAATGGCGGTGCGCTCCAATTCGGCCCGGACGGCTTCCTGTACATCGCCCTCGGGGATGGCGGCCAGGCCAATGACCAGGATGCTATCGGTGGGCACGCTCCCGCCATCGGCAATGGCCAGGACCGGGCCACGGTGCTGGGAAAGATCCTGCGCATCGACCCGCGCGCCACCGGCCAACGGCAGTACCGCATCCCGCGGTCGAATCCTTTTGCCGGTGGCGGTCGCCGGGGTGGCGACGCCGGTTGCGCCGACGGTACCTGCGACGAACTATGGGCCTATGGGTTCCGCAATCCGTTCCGCTTCTCCTTCGACCCCGCCACCGGCCGGCTGTGGGTCGGCGATGTGGGGCAGAACAAGATCGAAGAAGTGGACTGGGTGAGAAAAGGGGGCAACTATGGGTGGCGCTACAAGGAAGGCCGGTTTTTCTTCCTGCCCAACGGCAGCGACGGTTCCGGTGTAGGTTTCGTCAGCGACCGGAATTGTCTCGGCGTGCCCACGCAGGGTTTGCTCGATCCGGTGGCGGAGTACGACCACGATGAAGGCACCGCCATCGTCGGCGGTTTCGTGTATCGCGGCAAAACCATCCCGGCGCTGCGGGCGCACTATGTGTTCGGGGATTTCACTGGAAAGCCGGGATCTGCCGCGCCGGGTGGGCGCCTGTTCCACCTGGATACGCGCAAGCTCCGCGCCGGGCGCACCGGGCCGCTCGCCATCACCGAACTGCACCTGGCGGGGGAGGGGCCGGGGATGGCGGTGTTCGGCTTCGCCCGGGATGCGGCAGGGGAGCTCTACGTCCTCGGTAACACCAGCGGCGTGCCTGCGCCGCGGGACAGCCAGGGCCGTTATCTCGACACCGGCGCGATAAAAAAGCTGGTCCCGCTGCCCAAGGCAGCCGCTGCCCCCAGGGTTCGGTAA
- a CDS encoding AMP-binding protein, whose amino-acid sequence MIKRAVRWLLTRLFRVRLLGIEHYHQAGDRVLIVANHCSYLDPILLWAFLPDEVTFAISTLMFQRWWVKPGLWFAKVFPMNTLQPLSVKALTNYVKGNRKAAIFPEGRITVTGSLMKIYEGAALIADKADAMVLPIRIDGTQYTPFSHLQGVVRLRWFPPITMTLLPPRKLTLPAGVTGHERRRRLGLLLSDLMSNMIFETGRHRQTLFGALLDARAVHGGGHALLEDLQRQPLSYNRLIAGALALGKALLPLTRPAENVGLLLPNLNSTVAAFLGLQVHGRVPALLNYSAGLHTLRSCCGLARIKTLLTSRQFITAANLQGIVTALAERIRIVYLEDVAATIGLGGKIRAYLAALSADYWYRRRDRADDPAVILFTSGSEGAPKGVVLSHANLLSNREQLAARLDLTPRDVLLNAMPMFHAFGLTAGTLLPLLYGMRTFLYPSPLHYRIIPEIAYDINATVLFGTNTFLAGYAKHANPYDFYRVRYVFAGAEKLQPETRRLWAEKFGLRVMEGYGTTETAPILTANTPMFYRAGTVGRFMPGIDWRLEEVPGVEMGGRLHVAGPNVMLGYLRPDQSGALDPPSSRYGQGWYDTGDIVQVDDEGFVTILGRAKRFAKVGGEMISLALVEDLAARLWPGHLHAAVTLPDDRRGEKIVLATQYPAADRGALAKYGHQQGYSELVLPREVRVIKDMPLLATGKVDYPALTSRIRDGQDAA is encoded by the coding sequence ATGATCAAACGGGCCGTCCGTTGGCTGCTGACCCGGTTGTTCCGGGTGCGGCTTTTAGGCATCGAACATTATCACCAGGCGGGGGATCGGGTCCTGATCGTCGCCAACCACTGTTCCTATCTCGATCCCATCCTCTTGTGGGCCTTCCTACCCGACGAGGTGACGTTCGCCATCAGCACCCTGATGTTCCAGCGCTGGTGGGTGAAGCCCGGGCTCTGGTTCGCCAAGGTGTTCCCCATGAACACCTTGCAGCCGCTGTCGGTCAAGGCCTTGACCAATTACGTGAAAGGCAACCGCAAGGCGGCCATCTTTCCGGAGGGACGCATCACCGTCACCGGCTCCTTGATGAAGATTTACGAGGGAGCGGCCTTGATTGCCGACAAGGCCGACGCCATGGTGTTGCCGATCCGCATCGATGGCACCCAGTACACCCCCTTTTCCCACCTCCAAGGGGTGGTGCGGCTGCGTTGGTTTCCGCCCATCACGATGACCCTACTGCCGCCGCGCAAGCTGACCCTGCCGGCCGGGGTGACCGGCCACGAGCGGCGCCGCCGGCTGGGCTTGCTGCTGTCCGACCTCATGAGCAACATGATCTTCGAGACTGGGCGCCATCGGCAAACCCTGTTCGGGGCCCTGCTCGACGCCCGCGCCGTCCATGGCGGCGGCCATGCCCTGCTGGAAGACCTGCAGCGCCAGCCCCTCAGCTACAACCGGCTGATCGCGGGCGCCCTGGCGCTGGGAAAAGCCCTGCTGCCGCTGACCAGGCCGGCGGAGAACGTGGGCCTGTTATTGCCCAACCTGAACAGCACGGTGGCAGCCTTCCTGGGCCTGCAGGTGCACGGGCGGGTACCGGCCTTGCTGAACTACAGCGCCGGGCTGCACACCCTTCGCTCCTGTTGCGGCTTGGCCCGCATCAAAACTCTCCTGACCTCCCGACAGTTCATCACCGCCGCCAATCTCCAGGGCATCGTGACCGCCCTGGCGGAGCGGATCCGCATCGTCTACCTCGAAGACGTGGCCGCCACCATCGGCCTTGGTGGCAAAATCCGGGCGTACCTAGCCGCCCTGAGCGCCGACTATTGGTACCGCCGCCGGGACCGGGCGGACGATCCGGCGGTGATCCTGTTCACCTCCGGCTCGGAAGGGGCCCCGAAGGGCGTGGTGCTGTCCCACGCCAATCTGCTCTCTAACCGGGAACAGCTCGCCGCCCGCCTGGACCTCACCCCCCGCGATGTCCTGCTCAATGCCATGCCCATGTTCCATGCCTTTGGCCTCACCGCGGGGACCCTGCTTCCCTTGCTGTACGGCATGCGCACGTTTCTCTACCCCTCGCCCCTGCATTACCGGATCATTCCGGAGATCGCCTACGACATCAATGCCACGGTGCTGTTCGGCACCAACACCTTTCTCGCCGGCTATGCCAAGCACGCCAATCCGTACGATTTTTATCGGGTGCGTTACGTGTTCGCCGGGGCCGAGAAACTGCAACCCGAAACACGCCGGCTGTGGGCAGAAAAATTCGGTTTGCGCGTCATGGAGGGCTATGGCACCACGGAAACGGCTCCGATCCTGACCGCCAACACCCCCATGTTCTACCGTGCAGGCACCGTGGGGCGGTTCATGCCCGGCATAGACTGGCGTCTGGAAGAAGTGCCCGGGGTCGAAATGGGTGGGCGTTTGCACGTCGCAGGTCCCAACGTGATGCTGGGCTATCTGCGGCCGGACCAAAGCGGCGCGCTGGACCCCCCGAGCTCCCGCTACGGCCAGGGCTGGTACGATACCGGAGACATCGTGCAAGTGGACGACGAGGGCTTCGTGACCATCCTCGGCCGGGCCAAACGTTTCGCCAAGGTCGGCGGCGAGATGATTTCCCTGGCCCTGGTGGAAGACCTAGCGGCGCGGCTATGGCCCGGTCACCTGCACGCGGCGGTGACCCTACCGGACGATCGCAGGGGCGAAAAGATCGTGCTGGCGACGCAATATCCGGCCGCGGATCGCGGCGCCTTGGCCAAGTATGGCCATCAACAGGGTTACAGTGAACTGGTTCTGCCCCGCGAGGTGCGGGTCATCAAGGATATGCCCCTATTGGCCACCGGTAAGGTGGATTATCCCGCCCTCACCAGCCGCATCCGGGACGGCCAAGACGCAGCCTAA
- a CDS encoding tetratricopeptide repeat protein, with translation MLPRAGKEGAGFRLTVLGFLLGVLVGWLPAFKAGAFATTEEDFAKLPPFCKARASGPESATYKLWEQRLGPNFLHVHHYCSGLDWVNKAHSTLDRRKSREWLETALGGFQYMEDQCSSPETFVLMPEILTNKARVLVELGRMPEAAQYFEKALRMNPRYVPAYRSLSDLYLRAKQKEAARQLLDYGIKVNPGNKTLEQLLRRVNQGQ, from the coding sequence ATGCTGCCTCGCGCCGGAAAGGAGGGAGCAGGTTTTCGGCTGACAGTCCTCGGGTTCCTGCTGGGGGTGCTTGTTGGTTGGTTGCCGGCCTTCAAAGCGGGTGCTTTCGCCACCACCGAGGAGGATTTCGCCAAACTCCCGCCGTTTTGCAAGGCCCGCGCCTCGGGTCCGGAGTCGGCGACCTACAAACTCTGGGAGCAGCGTTTGGGGCCTAATTTCCTGCATGTCCACCATTACTGTTCCGGGCTCGACTGGGTGAACAAGGCACACAGCACGCTGGATCGGAGAAAAAGCCGGGAATGGCTCGAAACCGCACTGGGAGGATTCCAGTACATGGAGGATCAATGCAGCTCCCCGGAAACCTTCGTGCTAATGCCGGAGATCTTGACCAACAAGGCTCGGGTCTTGGTGGAACTCGGCCGTATGCCGGAGGCGGCGCAATATTTCGAAAAGGCGCTCCGGATGAACCCGCGCTATGTGCCCGCCTATCGGAGCCTGTCGGACTTGTATTTGCGCGCCAAGCAAAAAGAGGCGGCGCGGCAGTTGCTCGATTACGGAATCAAGGTCAATCCTGGTAACAAGACCCTGGAGCAGCTGCTGCGCCGGGTCAATCAGGGGCAATGA